The genome window actatataatctttatttcattGTTGGTATATACAGGTGCAATATTGGCGCAAATTTTCATCTATTGTTGGTTCGGAAACGAAGTTAAGACAAAAGTATTATGATTcatctaaaatcaattttagatttaacaaaaaattcagatattttttttataatatctctaatattgaaaacatttttatttagagtCTTCATTTGgcgaataacatttttaacaatgtGGAATGGCCGACACTTAGTAATAACTGCAAGAAAGATCTTCTACTCATTATGAAGCGCTCAACAATCCCCATCGAATTTAGTAGCATGTATATAATGACATTAAATCTTGACTCGTTTGTAGCTGTCAGTATCAATTAGTTaacattatagaaattattgcgaaatatcaataatatataaattgtaaataattataaataactctTTACAGTTGCTTAAGATGTCATACTCAGCTTTCAACTTGTTGCATCAAACCCACGAgtagaaattaataagtaGAAATTGTTGCGtttacatttaattcattacaAAATCACatactttgaaatataaaaattaatacgttaatatcttttattaatattagtacTTTATTAACTGgcaatactttttaaaatatctataagtTAAAGTTTTTactagaaattttttcttacaagcattaatttaaaaaagttttcatgtaaaaagaatattatgtaaaatgaatattataattgcaagTTGTATaagttaaaacatttatattagtatCAAAGAGCATTATGTTAATACatcagtattaaaattttggtaGTAGAAAATAgatcaaaaaattgttaaaaaggtttttatatttcgtttCTTCCTGATATTTCtccattatattatagataaattttgcagtaaaactattaattttttatttaaatattctggattgcgaacaaattatatattacactaTTCATaccaatatattaaaaaaaaataatattaatacgtaaagatatgtatttaaaaatttaaattcttttcttatgttcttatttatatattatttttttgtccaTCTCGAATCACAGACAATACGACTAAAAAACAGAAATACTATACGATTGATATTAATACgacaatattgataaatacgattgatattaatattttagacaaaTAATATACAGGAAATGTTTTGTTATTCAAGAGAatagagatttatattttattatcaaaatataaatgtaataatagtataaaaaagaaataaatatcttgtaataaaattaatattatatataattttatatcaatattagttgttgtaaatttttattttgtataaatacatatgacagtttttttttaatttcatcttattttattgaatacaactaatatgtaatgtataaaagataacgtcaatatcttgatattatattaattctgaGGTACTTGTTTCATTTATAATCcttaaaagtattaatgtaAACGGATAAAAATCAGTATGTAGTTTGTAGTCTTCAAATGTTtcagcaaatttttttcatgttggAAGACAAACGCACTGTCAGATACATGCACacataaatacacacataaaGTTTAAACAAATACTAAGCCTCACGTAATAAGAAACGGGTGCCAATTACCGAgtccaaaattattttttggtcCCTCGTAGAGTGATCCATTATTGTATCATATTTCAATATCATTACACTTATCATTactaatatcattaaataattgaatcataataaatatatacacttacacttttttcaattataaaaacaaattcttttcaaatatttattatgctttCTGCAAAATTGCGAATTTGTTATCCAGTGTGAAGTGACAAAGAGAATTCTAgctcgttaattaaaatttctttattcatatctttgtagaaaatatgtttttctttctcatttgTGACAATTGTTTtcgtcattttatttatcgagATGGTTTTGCTTGTTAAtgcaaaataagatttatcatTCATAATCATTCATgttcttcatatatattatattgatcgATCGATCATAAGGAAGATATTGACGGATCACAATAAAAGCATTTCAGTTATTATGACATTTGCAAGCGTCATCGCTCTTCCAACTTCGATTTGTAGATGGGTCTAGTGTTGAGCGTATTGTTCGTGGAAGTGGAAAGGTTGTTGGTCCTGACTGGTATATACTTTGGTCTCTTGTATCGCGTACTCCAATGGAGATAACTATACCATCCCGCTACCAAAATGCCTAACCCGTTGCTAGTACATGAGAAGATGAGGAGGATCGTCAGGATACCTTCTACCTCGGGACAATTAAGGTCCACGTATCTggtgagatataaaaaaatatcgctttTTATATCATCGCAATACTCAATTTGTTGCGTTATACGATATAATATGGTACGATGTTATGTTGccttttgaaaaatgaaagcGTGTATCAGATTCTTTTCACTCTTCAGATTTTTTGATAAtcgaaagataataaaatcggGAAAGACTTTATAACTTAAAAtgctcttaaaatataaaaaaatgtcctatattatatcttaaaaatttgcaacttaattatttaaattcctgatgttaaaataaataaaaatatttctttttagaaattaaaatgaaaattaaaaagatccTGTGAGAAAAACTGTGTTACCTCCAAAAACAACAcgcataatatatttcatatacgtATTATAACTTTTCATAAAGCTAAGCGATGctctaaaaaatgttatataatttatcaatatttaagaCCTCAATTTACATAACATACCTGACTGCGCCTTCAAATGAATCAGACGGTTCGCCACGTGGCCTGCATACACACGTGGCGTTTAGTACTCGTGCCGGAGTGCATTCCAGTCCCATGAGACGTGTCAAGTGCATCACGGAGAATACGCACGCACTCAGGCACGCAATAGTCGCCAAGACCGCCAAAAATACACTACACACCTGTTTGACGTAGCAAAACAGGATAGAGGCGCGATAACACATAAACAAAGAGAGCAaaggagaaaaagatagataaataCACTACATTACtcggaaattatataatatgttctCAGAAATTCATGTTATtagtaaatcaaaataaaattcaaattaaattgttattcttTTCACAATTAAGATTTTCATAACTTTGacacaatatattatagtacacaatattatataatattatgatattatataaatgatattatataataaaatatatacacatatttgtgTTTTAAACTATGCTAAGCAAAAAGCTATCATTAAAGAAGCTGagcataataaaagatttggctttgagtttttttttatagaattctaCAGTGAATTATAATTCTTACGTACTTTTGTGGCGGAAAGACAAAAGCCGGGATTCATACTCGGATATTCCTTCTTGAAACAGCATAAGAGACAGATTCCGAAACTACCCGACATCAAGAGCTaaagatattcaaaattaataatattaaattgcaaatatatatatatatatatatatatatacaagaacaTGGATgtacaaagaaaatgtaaagaaacATGACAATTTGCAAGGtgttaatatacatacttacgtgttagtaataaatacaatttctttttatataaataaatatatatatatacatatatatatataaaatattatatattatatataaaaagatatatattatcataaaattgaaaaatatgagttggtaaaattttttgataaataaaatatgatcttTATTGCATACTTACCTTACgttaaagattaaaagtttTCAAACGTTgttaacttaatataaaaaaatgtatagtagaaaaactatcaaaatatatgcaatcactaaaaaatgaattattaactgtaaaaaaataattgttccgatttataaaactatatattatttagaaaatgacaattatttgaaatatataattatatcacgttatatgatgtatgtatataagcataattatataatcatgcttaaatgcatttattttaacagaGTTAgcttgttaaataaataaagaaaattgctattctatattatttttgcattgtcATGAGAACAAAGAGTTAACGAAGAGTTAgcttgttaaataaataaagagaattgctattctatattatttttgcatcgtCATGAGAAATGCATATCTAATCACTGTGTAAAATAGTAACTTACAGGCATGCCGCTCCAGTAGGGATTGTCCACGATGGGAAGGTGCGGTGCCCAAAGCAGCAACCATAACGACAGAAAAGTCACCGCGATGCCGAGAATAGTTTGCAGTGCAGCCAAACATCGAGCTAATCGTCGATGATAGACCAAAGGAGGTAAAAACTTCTCTCGAGCTAAAAATAAATCCGCTTTTCAACTTTTGTGCTACCTACTACTATATATTGTTTGTATAGAACTCATTATAGAAGATTAtgcaagattaattttaattgccgCTGGTAGCTtggatattaatttacatagaaTTTGTGTATGTgggaataattatatattccaaataatatttataaaacagttaacatacatatgtatgtacatactgTGAACAAATCAGTTCAGAAGTTTATTTATAgacataaatttgatattctaATATCGTTCTTGTATTGTCATGATGAGAATGCATACTTAATTGTTGACAAGACGAAAGAGATAAGCTACttgaactttaaaaataaatgcaataaattcgAGCATATGAAACATAGGAAATCTGAATTTTCCACtatgattaatattctatcttattgttagtcatcCTGGGATTATTTTGCGAGAAAGGAAAAACGTTGACGTTTTCGCAATGCAATTCGCTGTGATGTCCGCTGGGTGATTCGATTTTATAGATCTCTTAGGCTCTAAAATGAACCAAGTCACGAAGCGATCGGTCATCTATTAGATAATTCGACATTGCGAAACAGACATCGTGCTCTATTCATCCTTCATCGTGACACACATTTCCTCTGTTGTGGCGTAAACGGTCGATAACCCGCGGTATCTAGAAACCTTGTGTGGATCCGATAGAAAGGTGAATTTCCTGCAATACAAGACGGCTTTGTCGCCGTTCTTCCATACAACATAATTTGACTGAATGATTTAATGTATCGTCCTTGCCATATATcaaattcaatgaaaaataaaactgatcTACTATCCAAGATTCGCGACGAAATGTAATACTCACTAAATCAATCGTAAacgatttgaataaatttcaaatatgtgCGATTCTCTCTATGCAacaagtataatttttcttataaagaatgacaatgaatttaatatttatgacaatttttcgaaaaaaacagataaagATTTCGAAGAATAACATGAAGAGAACGTACAAAGGAAGAGAGTACTGTGACCGCTGCTGGAAAACCGCAAGTCCATAGTGCAAGGATGAGTATATACTATGTTTGCTGAATATATCGCGATTCAAATGGAGAGAGTATAGTGTGCAAACTTGTCTTGATCAAACATAAGTAAATTGACGAACATTTTGTTTAAAGAGAAgctgtaaaatattcaatagaaaaaagaaaataataaaaaggaaaattttttaataatagacttGACTTTAGCGATTCATCAGAAGCATGTCATTAAATCACTGTTATTTgtgctaaaatttttatatttttacaattctctaaaataaacaaacaatTATCAACTTGGCGAATAAGAGCCATACGCGGATATTAAtgcgtaaatttcttttagaaattaattttttccgcgaaaattgaaacgtgcacagagcacatatttttacttggTGTACTGTATCAAGAAAtactcttaaataaaaatagtacaaaGAATTTACTCTTTTAAGAGATatcaatgtattattaaaaaattaaatttactaaaaaattaataaattgtgacTGATGCTTTCAATTCCAtttcgtaattaaataaaagttgacaTACAAtgctatatatgtatcataatattttatgaactCTTTTCGGAATTCCACTGTTACggtgtgtaaatatttatgtatgcacctgaaataattatgttcTATAAGTTTAAATCAGTGCTTCTCAACTATTTCTATATTGAgaaatactattaaataaaaatattagacaaaGAGAAAGCGATGTCtaatagatatacataataattattacaaaagaatgtatttctcatttattcttttatatatcttcaaGAGAAAACAAATCTCTTACTCGTTtgattgattattattgattgACTGATCTTGCactttaacaatataataaggaagaaattaaagaagatCTTctggatataataaaaattattaactagaTTCTGCGATCGAAAggaacatttaatattttttgacatttgccGTATTGTTCCTTTCTTCCTTCAggcttttcaaaaattgtaaagaatGTATGTATGCGTAGAAGAATGTGCAagaaatctattataaaatctatatttcatAGAGATTATATACgcttatcaatattaaatcgaAATCTATCAAATCAAAGTATAGAATGCCACACCATAATTCAGAAGTTCCTCGTACTCTCACTCTTGTACGATTAACTAACTCGTCAGGAACTAATTGTGAATGCATCTTACGTGCTTATAGaggagaaatttttttgctacGTGATACACGCACAGAATTCTAACGTCTCGTGGTCATCGTCGAACGTTAAACCGTGAAAGGTGCGATAATTTCTCAATGAGAAATGAAAACACTATTTTCACTTGCGCAAACGCAATGCACGCACTTGTCGAGCGAGGATTGCATCTCGCAACAATTCTAACTGTACTGCAGATGCACGCTATAACGAGTAAGGTAAGATGCACAACGTGCAACATGGTCTGTAGATAGAACGGACTGTAAgtcaatgaaaataaaagttggGTTTGATAAATAGTTCTCAtgcataattcttttaaattaacgtATGATATAAAACTTACTCTTTCTTCTTATAAACCATACATTCTTTCAAACTGCTTTATGAAAGTGTAAATTATGactaaaaaagatttttcataataataaaaaaattaatgctttcttctaataattattagctGCTTAAACGTCGGCGTACTTTtctacatgtaaaataatagtactttaattaatttgcttaagacgaataaataatttttttttctacgattatctaaaattgtcattcattaattatcattcattaattgacattaataattttgatttgtcATACTAGTCATTGATCATTAACTATTGAGACTATAAAttacaagtatttttaattaattatttgtaccGTATTATACACTTCTATCTACAGTATTCGTTGCCAGTCTCAGTATCATACATTTCTAACAGGACTGACTGATAATGAGACAATTATgcgaataattttgttattcataAAACAGTAAGAagtataattatgataataatgattaattttcttgttcaatatacatatatatcgtatacatATCATACAAATATCCGTCatttttacatactttttaaatatccgAAATGTGTAGAGACattgtagatataatattttcacaaaaataagGAAAAGTAATTTCTGCTATATCATCAAAGAAAGgattattttctcatattttttttcccatATTGTTTTCAATATAACGGATAAAATAGACACTACAGTTAAGTGACAAATATTACAGCTCCTTTGAGTTCGCACGATGCAAGAATACGGGACATGAATACATATCATTTGCATTGTGTGTTCGCACTGCCTATGTATGTTGTATTTATTACCCAGTGCGAAtataaaaggagaaagagtCGCATTGAGAGGTCAAACGGCGACAAAATAATCGATGAAATAAGTcatgaatttattatctttgatttaatactaatttaatacttaatacCTTGTCGTTGCAAAAATGCTCAATAATCAGATGCACTTGATATATACTCGGTGTTCCACAATAATGTTccacaataaataaataaaaattatgaatataattgttaaagtaaaaaaaatcatgtatcATCATTTATAATGAAAGTTGTTCATTATAAAAGTCAAAGACTAGAATTATCTAACACAAGTATACTTGTAAggatttaaagataaaattatttgacatataCAACACACATTACGTACATTCGTCGTGTGAATTCGATGTAATTAtctgtaatttttcttcatctgCATCAGGTATATTGCACACATTATTGGCTTGAATAGCTTCGTTTATGTGTGGGTGCGAATGTAAATGCATACATTATAGAAGATAACAATGAGCAACGTGGTACGTCGCGTTACGGCCGGCAAATTCGCCGCAAAATATTACAACCCACGTACATGGAAACGTAATGGATGGTACGTTTCTATTATCCGCTAGCCCTATTTCATAGTTAATGCCAATTATTACGTGGCTTacgtaagaaaaaattatagataattgaACAATTATGTATGTTGTTTCACCGATAATCAATTGGATGCCTCCGATTTGCTTCTTGTTAATTACTCTTAGTCggcaataatttttcattttttacactCTATCCATGAAAAATTTgctaacataaaaaataaatactatgtatgtaaaatattatacgttgtctaaagaaattattataaatattttttgtgattCTACaggagaggagaaagagagatcgattaaaaaaattaattgtttttagtGAGAAAAGAAACACGATCGTTTGACTGCTCGACGTTCTTATATGAAAATCAAACATAGATTAACATGTGTAAGGGTGCTGAAAATTGGGCGTAAGAATAGCGATCCCATTTG of Anoplolepis gracilipes chromosome 8, ASM4749672v1, whole genome shotgun sequence contains these proteins:
- the LOC140668623 gene encoding uncharacterized protein, translated to MSYELRAHPLGTLSRGVDTMQPDEDIQYAPRSRPVSFYDNYKVVPVMPPCVTSAMSVGNLNQVRDGNGTSAVSQNNNNNNNSNNINSNNINNNNNNNRVSSAVSAGNVSKIHTTKVTGAVSTGNIGRISRGDKGEELGRAPSMANCLSTTVPVNLAASQIAGRHTPTRNSLRHSRMIVMNRTGHPREKFLPPLVYHRRLARCLAALQTILGIAVTFLSLWLLLWAPHLPIVDNPYWSGMPLLMSGSFGICLLCCFKKEYPSMNPGFCLSATKVCSVFLAVLATIACLSACVFSVMHLTRLMGLECTPARVLNATCVCRPRGEPSDSFEGAVRYVDLNCPEVEGILTILLIFSCTSNGLGILVAGWYSYLHWSTRYKRPKYIPVRTNNLSTSTNNTLNTRPIYKSKLEER